A single Corynebacterium resistens DSM 45100 DNA region contains:
- a CDS encoding 5-oxoprolinase subunit B/C family protein — protein MSNEAMNQHNSATPSEDGPASSTDVSAPHAPTIHRVGTRAVLVDLPDLSTVMSWHAALSASPLPGQVDCVAAARTVLVVLDSPRAAKDAAAKLAGFSPADATQSEPRDITINVRYDGEDLQEAAEAVGMTVDELIEWHTSTTFVGAFGGFAPGFTYCVPEDSSDKALSVPRKATPRTSVPAGAVGLAGEFSAVYPRQSPGGWQLIGTTTDPMWDNSKESPALIAPGDRVHYRAVDTLEEHAEQDESTATDLPRSRPMLRVDDPGMQTLIQDLGRAGNGGLGVTTSGAGDEASARAANAAVGNDATAAVLENIGGMQITALADSVVALTGAEAPARIGNRRIPLAMPVMLPAGKTLEVQPAKIGMRSYLAIRGGIIEPLTLGSASADLLSGLGPQPLHTGRVLRSQFAPTTFVDNSRLNPLLVDRKHRVNIRVVPGPRDDWFADGVAPLEAQQWVVTAASNRIGLRLDGVPIERTTSGELPSEGIVAGSIQVPTNGLPVVFLRDHAVTGGYPVIATVVHEDLDILAQLPPDALINFIAVDPDTLQPLQG, from the coding sequence ATGAGCAACGAAGCCATGAACCAACACAACTCCGCCACCCCTTCCGAAGACGGCCCCGCTTCAAGCACGGATGTATCGGCACCTCACGCGCCCACGATCCACCGTGTGGGTACCCGCGCGGTTCTCGTGGACCTGCCGGACCTTTCCACCGTGATGTCGTGGCACGCAGCTCTCAGCGCATCGCCGCTGCCCGGCCAAGTGGATTGTGTCGCGGCGGCACGCACCGTGTTAGTCGTGCTGGACTCGCCACGGGCGGCTAAGGATGCGGCCGCCAAGTTGGCCGGCTTTTCTCCTGCCGACGCCACCCAATCCGAACCACGCGATATAACCATCAATGTGCGCTATGACGGCGAAGACCTGCAAGAAGCTGCCGAGGCTGTGGGAATGACCGTCGACGAACTCATCGAGTGGCACACCTCCACAACATTCGTGGGCGCATTCGGTGGCTTCGCCCCAGGGTTTACCTACTGCGTGCCGGAGGACAGTTCCGATAAAGCACTGAGCGTGCCACGCAAGGCCACCCCGCGCACCTCCGTTCCCGCAGGTGCTGTTGGCCTCGCTGGTGAATTCAGTGCAGTGTACCCACGCCAATCCCCCGGTGGCTGGCAGCTGATCGGCACCACCACGGATCCGATGTGGGATAACTCCAAGGAATCACCTGCGCTCATCGCGCCCGGCGACCGTGTGCACTACCGTGCGGTGGACACGCTGGAAGAGCACGCGGAGCAAGACGAATCCACAGCCACCGACCTGCCCCGTTCCCGCCCGATGCTGCGAGTGGACGATCCCGGTATGCAAACCTTGATCCAGGATCTCGGCCGTGCAGGCAACGGCGGGCTGGGGGTTACCACCTCCGGTGCGGGTGATGAGGCTTCCGCGCGTGCTGCGAATGCTGCTGTGGGCAATGACGCCACAGCAGCGGTGCTCGAGAACATCGGTGGTATGCAAATCACTGCGTTAGCGGATTCCGTGGTCGCCCTGACCGGTGCGGAAGCCCCTGCCCGGATCGGCAACCGCCGCATTCCGCTGGCGATGCCCGTAATGCTGCCAGCGGGCAAAACCCTCGAGGTGCAACCTGCCAAGATCGGCATGCGCTCCTATCTCGCGATCCGCGGTGGCATCATCGAGCCCCTCACGCTGGGTTCGGCCTCTGCCGACCTGCTATCCGGATTGGGCCCCCAGCCGCTGCACACCGGCCGCGTATTGCGCAGCCAGTTTGCGCCCACCACATTCGTGGATAACTCCCGGCTCAATCCGCTGTTGGTTGACCGGAAGCATCGAGTGAACATTCGTGTAGTTCCCGGCCCCCGGGATGACTGGTTTGCCGATGGCGTGGCCCCATTAGAGGCGCAACAGTGGGTAGTCACGGCGGCGTCGAACCGCATTGGCCTACGTCTCGACGGAGTGCCAATCGAACGAACCACCAGCGGTGAGTTGCCCAGTGAAGGCATCGTTGCTGGCAGCATCCAGGTGCCGACCAACGGGTTGCCCGTGGTGTTCCTTCGCGACCACGCTGTTACCGGTGGTTACCCGGTGATCGCCACCGTGGTGCACGAAGACCTCGATATTCTCGCCCAACTTCCCCCGGACGCGTTGATTAACTTCATCGCCGTCGACCCAGATACCCTCCAGCCGCTGCAAGGATAA
- a CDS encoding LamB/YcsF family protein, with translation MTSIDFNADLGETTAGNPVADDAAMIKLITSANVACGFHAGDPHDIAKTLKAAAEAGVTVGAHVGYRDSAGFGRRFMDYAPGELADEVLYQIGALNALAHANGTTVRYVKPHGALYNTIVHHEVQAQAVIDGIKAFSPDLAVMLLPGGVAIDKAEAAGLRVIREAFADRAYNPDGTLVSRREPNAVLESVEDVVNQVRQIAQSGSITATDGSILQVDAESVCVHGDSPGAVEMTRAVREQLAAEGVEFKSVL, from the coding sequence ATGACTTCCATCGACTTCAATGCGGATCTTGGCGAAACCACTGCCGGTAACCCCGTCGCAGATGATGCAGCCATGATTAAGCTAATCACCAGCGCAAACGTTGCTTGCGGTTTCCACGCTGGCGATCCGCACGATATCGCGAAAACTCTGAAAGCTGCGGCCGAGGCAGGTGTGACCGTCGGAGCTCACGTGGGCTACCGCGATTCCGCTGGTTTCGGTCGCCGTTTCATGGACTATGCCCCCGGAGAACTTGCGGACGAAGTGCTGTACCAAATCGGTGCGCTCAACGCTCTAGCCCACGCCAACGGCACCACTGTCCGATACGTCAAGCCACACGGCGCGCTGTACAACACTATCGTGCACCACGAAGTACAAGCCCAGGCCGTGATCGATGGGATCAAGGCGTTCTCCCCCGATCTCGCCGTGATGCTGCTGCCCGGTGGCGTTGCTATCGACAAAGCTGAGGCCGCTGGCCTGCGCGTCATCCGCGAAGCATTCGCCGATCGCGCGTACAACCCCGACGGCACACTCGTTTCCCGCCGCGAACCTAACGCGGTTCTAGAAAGCGTGGAAGATGTCGTCAACCAGGTTCGTCAGATCGCACAGTCCGGTTCCATCACCGCCACGGACGGCAGCATCTTACAGGTCGATGCCGAGTCCGTATGTGTCCATGGAGATTCCCCCGGTGCTGTCGAAATGACCCGCGCAGTGCGGGAGCAACTGGCAGCAGAGGGCGTCGAGTTTAAGAGCGTGCTATGA
- a CDS encoding alkene reductase: MSEQQTSNGSTQTSTELYSPLSLGRYEIPNRVTMAALTRSRAGESGVPTELHTEYYSQRAGNGLVVTEGTFPEVTARAFPGQAGIETAEQQQGWREVADAVHQKGGTIFMQIMHAGRLSHATLTGGVPPEAPSAIASGTAVRDFEARKPCPVPRALETEEIPRVIEQFRAAARRAVDAGLDGVEIHGANGYLLHEFLGSESNQRTDNYGGSPENRARLLVEILRAVAKEIGADRLGVRLSPRNNIQGVVDGDDAEALASYSVLLDEVAQLGLAYVSFLYPHPEDDFIADLRQKVRANGKTKVIFNTGFAEVTQREDAIEQMSRENVDAVAIGRMVIANPDLSYRWENDLALNEPDPDTFYVGGARGYTDYPFAD, from the coding sequence ATGAGTGAACAACAGACTTCGAATGGTTCCACACAAACGAGCACCGAGCTGTACAGCCCGCTGAGCCTCGGTCGATATGAAATCCCTAATCGGGTAACGATGGCCGCTTTGACACGGTCGCGTGCCGGAGAATCCGGAGTGCCGACTGAGCTGCACACCGAGTATTACTCTCAGCGTGCGGGTAATGGCTTGGTTGTGACGGAGGGAACGTTTCCCGAGGTGACGGCCCGGGCTTTCCCTGGACAAGCGGGAATTGAAACAGCTGAGCAGCAACAGGGGTGGCGTGAAGTTGCGGATGCAGTTCACCAAAAGGGTGGCACGATCTTCATGCAGATCATGCACGCTGGCCGCTTGTCCCACGCGACGTTGACCGGGGGAGTGCCACCGGAGGCGCCGTCTGCTATTGCTTCGGGTACGGCGGTTCGTGATTTTGAAGCCCGCAAGCCTTGCCCAGTACCCAGAGCCTTGGAGACGGAGGAGATCCCGCGGGTTATTGAGCAGTTCCGTGCTGCCGCTCGGCGGGCAGTGGATGCGGGGTTGGACGGCGTGGAGATCCACGGAGCCAACGGATACCTGCTGCACGAGTTTCTGGGATCTGAATCCAACCAGCGCACCGATAATTACGGTGGGTCCCCAGAGAATCGGGCGCGGCTGCTGGTGGAGATCCTGCGCGCAGTTGCAAAAGAGATTGGCGCGGATCGTCTAGGCGTGCGACTTTCGCCACGTAATAATATCCAGGGTGTAGTTGACGGCGATGATGCAGAAGCACTGGCGAGCTATTCAGTTCTGTTGGACGAGGTTGCCCAGTTGGGGCTGGCTTATGTTTCTTTCCTCTATCCGCATCCCGAGGATGATTTCATAGCTGACTTGCGACAGAAGGTGCGGGCTAATGGCAAGACGAAGGTTATTTTCAACACTGGGTTCGCGGAAGTGACTCAGCGTGAAGATGCTATTGAGCAAATGTCGCGCGAAAACGTAGATGCAGTGGCCATTGGGCGCATGGTCATTGCGAATCCGGATCTTTCTTACCGCTGGGAGAATGATCTTGCCCTCAACGAACCGGATCCTGATACCTTCTACGTGGGCGGTGCGCGTGGGTACACGGATTACCCGTTCGCTGATTAG